Proteins encoded within one genomic window of Halorussus salilacus:
- a CDS encoding carbohydrate ABC transporter permease — MSGESEESGRSIRHLATDARVRRVALYATTLALVAFYLTPIETGVVTSLKTSEAVRNTQPFLPPGPGGFTLGKWAFAFDALSHGMVNSMLFTIPSTLLCAVFGSMAAYGLTLVDWRGQVAVLALFIAGIFIPYQAVIIPLSEFWSIWVDLDERLAFLWALPLLEPHYATLLELVITHTAYGIPICTVLFRAQYQTMSWEMIEAARLDGASLWRVYRRIVLPLSVPMFAVVFIFQFTQIWNEFLFSLTIIRSVSDPAASVTLILSGLGEALEGVDFPLRMAGAFVSALPTLVVYVLFSDQFAEGVRV; from the coding sequence ATGAGCGGGGAATCGGAGGAAAGTGGCCGGTCGATACGGCACCTCGCGACGGACGCACGCGTCCGTCGCGTCGCGCTGTACGCGACCACGCTGGCGCTGGTCGCGTTCTACCTGACGCCCATCGAGACCGGCGTCGTGACCTCGCTCAAGACCAGCGAGGCGGTCCGGAACACCCAACCGTTCCTCCCGCCCGGCCCCGGCGGCTTCACGCTGGGGAAGTGGGCGTTCGCGTTCGACGCGCTCTCTCACGGGATGGTCAACAGCATGCTGTTCACGATTCCCTCGACGCTCCTCTGTGCGGTCTTCGGGAGCATGGCGGCCTACGGGCTCACCCTCGTGGACTGGCGGGGGCAGGTGGCGGTGCTGGCGCTGTTCATCGCGGGCATCTTCATCCCGTATCAGGCGGTCATCATCCCGCTGTCGGAGTTCTGGTCGATATGGGTCGACCTCGACGAGCGACTCGCGTTCCTGTGGGCGCTACCCCTGCTCGAACCCCACTACGCGACGCTACTCGAACTCGTAATCACTCACACCGCCTACGGCATCCCCATCTGCACGGTCCTGTTCCGGGCCCAGTACCAGACGATGTCGTGGGAGATGATAGAGGCCGCCCGCCTCGACGGGGCGTCGCTGTGGCGGGTGTACCGGCGCATCGTCCTGCCGCTGTCGGTGCCGATGTTCGCGGTCGTGTTCATCTTCCAGTTCACCCAGATATGGAACGAGTTCCTGTTCTCGCTCACCATCATCCGGAGCGTCAGCGACCCCGCCGCGTCGGTCACGCTGATACTCTCGGGGCTGGGCGAGGCCCTCGAAGGGGTCGACTTCCCCCTCCGGATGGCGGGCGCGTTCGTCTCGGCGCTGCCCACGCTCGTCGTCTACGTCCTGTTCAGCGACCAGTTCGCGGAGGGGGTGAGGGTGTGA
- a CDS encoding ABC transporter ATP-binding protein — translation MAKTELDHVTKVYTETDGSEVVAVDDLSLAIDDGEFLVLVGPSGCGKSTTLRMIAGLESVTDGEIRLGGRVINDVPARDRDIAMVFQSYALYPHMTVRENMAFGLEESTELPDDEIADRVERTAEMMNIADLLDRTPGDLSGGQQQRVALGRAIVRDPAVFLLDEPLSNLDAKLRAQMRTELQRLQEDLDTTTIYVTHDQTEAMTMGDRIAILDGGVLQQVGTPLECYHEPANLFVAGFVGEPSMNFFDVDLRDGTLVGEHFEYPLSEAVRADVAGHDRLVLGIRPEDVELLGDAETAHDFPATVDVVEPMGDENQVHLALRGGVETGAEAGDESAQVTDSEQASLVATVSGMRRVAAGRDAVVRIPEDAVHLFDRETGEALRNRELESVEAASPNL, via the coding sequence ATGGCAAAGACAGAACTCGACCACGTAACGAAGGTGTACACGGAGACTGACGGCTCGGAGGTCGTCGCGGTCGACGACCTGTCGCTCGCCATCGACGACGGCGAGTTCCTCGTCCTCGTCGGGCCGTCGGGGTGCGGAAAGTCGACGACACTGCGGATGATCGCCGGACTCGAATCGGTCACCGACGGCGAGATTCGGCTCGGCGGCCGGGTGATAAACGACGTTCCGGCGAGGGACCGCGACATCGCGATGGTGTTCCAGTCGTACGCGCTCTACCCCCACATGACGGTGCGGGAGAATATGGCGTTCGGACTGGAGGAGTCGACCGAGCTCCCCGACGACGAGATAGCCGACCGCGTCGAGCGGACCGCCGAGATGATGAACATCGCCGACCTGCTCGACCGGACTCCAGGCGACCTCTCGGGCGGCCAGCAACAGCGGGTCGCGCTCGGGCGGGCCATCGTCCGGGACCCCGCGGTCTTCCTGCTCGACGAACCCCTCTCGAATCTCGACGCAAAGCTCCGCGCCCAGATGCGGACCGAACTCCAGCGCCTCCAGGAGGACCTCGACACCACGACCATCTACGTCACCCACGACCAGACCGAGGCGATGACGATGGGCGACCGCATCGCCATCCTCGACGGCGGGGTCCTCCAGCAGGTCGGCACGCCACTGGAGTGCTACCACGAGCCCGCGAACCTGTTCGTGGCGGGGTTCGTCGGCGAACCGTCGATGAACTTCTTCGACGTGGACCTGCGCGATGGGACCCTCGTCGGCGAGCACTTCGAGTACCCCCTCTCGGAGGCGGTCCGGGCCGACGTGGCGGGCCACGACCGACTCGTCCTCGGGATTCGTCCGGAGGACGTGGAACTCCTCGGGGACGCCGAGACAGCCCACGACTTCCCGGCGACCGTCGACGTGGTCGAACCGATGGGCGACGAGAATCAGGTCCACCTCGCCCTCCGCGGCGGGGTCGAGACGGGAGCGGAGGCGGGAGACGAGTCCGCGCAGGTGACCGACTCCGAGCAGGCGTCGCTCGTGGCGACCGTCTCGGGGATGCGTCGGGTCGCGGCCGGGCGGGACGCCGTCGTCCGGATTCCTGAGGACGCGGTCCACCTCTTCGACCGCGAGACGGGCGAGGCGCTCCGCAACCGGGAACTGGAGAGC